A portion of the Oxynema aestuarii AP17 genome contains these proteins:
- a CDS encoding CHAT domain-containing protein: protein MNDIDRSISLKILKALELKAPHPSKSLGLSVLFLGLLLPQAGNAQITPNTDGTGTTVDRDGQTFTIDGGRRSPDGSNLFHSFSEFGLDTNQIANFQSHPEILNILGRINGGNPSIINGLIQITGGSSNLFLMNPAGIVFGTDARLNVPGDFTATTATGIGFEKGWFNQIGDPNYSSLVGNPNAFSFEGLPRAIANFGILSVPEGHQLGLLGGSVLNLGTLSAPGGEITIASVPGESRVRLSQPGHLLSLELDRPDLPGTDPTNLPQLLTGGGLHHANQITVNENGSIRLSGSTVDAPTREGTTLISGTVDASGTTGGQITILGTQIGTIASEIDASGSFGGGTVWIGGEYKGLGTLPNADLTFIDAGSQVRADAIASGSGGEAIVWSDRTTRIYGNISARGGGTSGDGGFVETSSAGFLDVANPPDVSSPTGQGGTWLIDPYNITIAATTTFNIDTAIDPFTATGDNANLDVNDLIAALTDGATVIVSTGTGGTQDGNITLVNGTILDFDGTGNNTLRLEAANTITIDGTIEDSTPGGDLLNLFLIGDTDGDGEGQVIVNNTIATGGGNLTIEGDSLTGVGIQINGDLDSGGGAIDFLGEGSGTIQSQGIWIDAIVDSQGGAISMVGTSTSFEGLRIEGTILSGGGSINLTGIAITNPGLLATGSIDSEGGEINLTGTSDTFPGISTFGLIQSQNGNINMSATSSTAEDLSIADTVDAGTGNLTLTADEINLDPGFGTPELLGTGNLIIQPETPALNFQVGGAGDSALVYLTETEVDNIWGDFASITIGRADGSGTLTLGGDASFFSPVTLQVPVGTGTIATTGGTIFGRSIELLANQDITIATLVAASGTIEITSNNGNIDGTQGRLDTSNEGDGGPISVNAPNGAIDLGTVQTNAVGGDGGSVTVIGDGDINIAEVAGTSINTTGTVSGDVEITSNNGAIAIDGRIFAGVVNGDTGGNVSLQANNDISVLGDIISSGDLTASGSIEIVSTNGSVSVTDVYADSGSGTAGNITVTGLGDVTIGEIFGSSEVGPGATVTLTSNEGAIAVGGTVADVFFATFSNDGPGGDITIDAANDVTINETIDTTGTTGGGSVSITSDNGAISTLEVRTGSTGGTGEAIALDAATTLTITGGVDASNNSAIDLTGDEIDLNGGLDSIRSPGGTLTLQPRDPNRNIELGGAANVAGSLSLTTTDLEAIADGFSSVTIGRNDSNGTLTALSDVTLSDPTSIQAGAIDTSGVTLTGEDDATIALEANNNLTTGNIANPGREVSLSSAEGTIDFSTATIDTRSPNGVGGEIVFDSANTLILGNIATNDRDLTFDMPIQLASDSAIAIEGAGGTITFNAIVNGNSDLTLTAGSGDLNFNANVGSSSPLGSVRLNSSGVTRINANLNAGGLQTDGAGSIELGATVATSGTTGQTYNEPVQLTDNAGLSSNNADITFNNSVDGSQNLTVSTGTGNVTFNSNLGNITPLGQLQINSSGTTAIAGTVNATGVSTDAGGTTELSQNVTTTGATGQNYGDAVQLLGAIALTSQDADITFDSTVNGSQDLTVSAGTGDVSLNGDLGNGEPLGNLQVNSSGVTQLGNIRAASVETDAEGSTEISGNIITTGTTGQTYNDGVELTGNASLNSNNQVITFSSTVDGNNPLSVDSGTAAVNFDRAIGNNIPVGNFTVNSGGTVRFGSTVTASSLTVSGAGTSELNGDVTTTGSAGQTYEGNVSLLGNIVLTGDELTFDGLVSGTGRVQLQPFTSSQPIAIGGTQQTSGLDLTATDLVALQDGFSEIVIGRGDGSGAIAIAPNGATFFDPVVLQSPFGAIAVNGILQGTDDATLSLSAPNIALNADLLSADRDITLGGENSAITLGNNLLISTGTGLGDIRLLGQLQGARDLTLDSGIGNIFVLGFLGNSPLGILRANSSGVTEFAGNLQALGILTDTGGTTELSGTVTTTGGEGQVYNDPVSLIGETRLESNGADIEFGDRLDGNADLTLNAGLGNILFAGEVGATEALGILTIESANNVDALGSIAASSFIQEQGSSTTTLNALTTTGRVDLNVEGAIAIERIVSNGGDVGLTSNRDAVTVLGGIDTRTTEAGTPGGAVSVVAATEILTGGILTSANSASSGAVSLSASGNITTGAIDTRSAIGDGGPMTLNSTGNNGSLLTGDLLSSANSGDGGPVSLTAPVDITTGNIDTSSVSGDAGSVKVDPETINIASIRAESVSGRGGEIDVVASESIRITDSFTAQDGTVSSISSQGGVGSGAIALQHGGDENMLFTVGDPTLNGTAGAITAGFGPEDTILPTFAIPFPPQTFTQGNITVRTTAPEPPVIEPVEDPIVPPGTPTELEPAGEITSPESPTVEEVAAQFGEPTIAEPQSPEAPQPGVGETDAPQTAPEDAVVEETATDTETATDNVTDSVNEAIAPPIAIDPVEVESAEAIDSVDIDTENPTVSESSTGSQTSNSFPQEGEVSAALQGETLEEEEIPAEDMEYRNVTEDVSRVEVDPGMEEIDRAYTQEVAQYFSQQGETSSSSGEVVSLSEARNILHRVEEATGVKPALIYVNFVPSYSGADEDSDELDLVLVTTDGKALRSRVGVTRGKVMEQARRLQGEITNARKRNTDSYLQASRQLYDWIIAPLQADLDAREIDNLVFIMDTGLRSLPMAALHDGEGFVIERYSVGLMPSLSLTDTRYGTVKGTQVLAMGASEFSELSDLPAVPTEIRAIATELWSGQYYLNEQFTLENLKKQREQGRYGAIHLSTHGQFLSGEPGNSYIQLWDTKLGLDQLRELGWNDPPVELLVLSACRTALGDEQAELGFAGLAFQAGVKTAVASLWYVSDEGTLSLMTEFYRQLDRAPIKAEALRRAQLAMIRGEVRIENGQLVGTGESGQLPLPEEIANRGDRTLSHPYYWSAFTTIGNPW, encoded by the coding sequence ATGAATGACATCGATCGCTCAATTTCTTTAAAAATCTTGAAAGCATTAGAACTTAAAGCCCCTCATCCTTCTAAATCCCTGGGACTTTCGGTGTTATTCCTCGGTTTACTCCTGCCACAAGCCGGAAACGCCCAAATCACCCCAAATACTGACGGAACTGGAACCACGGTCGATCGAGACGGTCAAACCTTCACCATTGACGGCGGACGGCGATCGCCGGACGGGAGCAATCTCTTTCACAGTTTTAGCGAATTTGGACTCGACACGAATCAAATTGCTAACTTTCAATCCCATCCCGAGATTTTAAACATTTTAGGTCGAATTAATGGCGGCAATCCTTCCATAATTAACGGCTTAATTCAAATTACCGGAGGTTCATCTAACTTATTTTTAATGAACCCGGCGGGAATCGTTTTCGGAACGGACGCACGCCTCAATGTTCCGGGAGATTTCACCGCCACTACCGCCACGGGAATCGGATTTGAAAAGGGCTGGTTTAACCAGATTGGCGACCCAAATTACAGCAGTTTAGTCGGAAATCCTAACGCCTTTTCCTTTGAAGGATTGCCCCGGGCGATCGCCAACTTTGGCATCTTAAGCGTACCCGAAGGACACCAACTCGGTTTACTCGGGGGTAGCGTCCTCAATCTGGGTACCTTATCCGCCCCGGGTGGGGAAATTACGATCGCCTCCGTTCCCGGAGAGAGTAGGGTTCGCCTCTCACAACCGGGACACTTACTCAGTTTGGAACTCGATCGCCCGGACTTACCGGGTACCGACCCGACCAATTTACCCCAACTGCTGACTGGGGGCGGATTGCACCATGCTAACCAGATTACGGTCAATGAAAATGGCAGTATTCGCCTGTCCGGTTCCACGGTAGACGCGCCGACTCGGGAGGGAACGACCCTGATTTCCGGAACCGTGGACGCTTCCGGAACGACCGGGGGACAAATCACAATTTTAGGAACCCAAATCGGGACGATCGCCAGTGAGATCGATGCTTCTGGAAGCTTCGGCGGCGGGACGGTTTGGATCGGCGGCGAGTATAAAGGATTGGGAACTTTACCGAATGCCGACCTCACGTTTATCGATGCAGGGAGTCAGGTTCGCGCCGACGCGATCGCCTCGGGAAGCGGAGGAGAGGCGATCGTCTGGTCCGATCGCACCACGCGCATTTACGGCAACATCAGCGCCCGTGGCGGCGGAACGTCGGGAGATGGTGGCTTTGTCGAAACCAGTAGCGCGGGTTTTCTCGACGTGGCCAATCCGCCGGATGTGAGTTCCCCGACGGGACAAGGGGGAACTTGGCTGATCGACCCGTACAATATCACGATCGCCGCGACCACTACATTTAATATAGATACGGCGATCGACCCGTTTACCGCAACCGGGGACAATGCCAACTTAGATGTCAACGACCTGATTGCTGCGTTGACCGATGGCGCGACCGTGATCGTTTCTACGGGAACCGGGGGAACCCAAGACGGGAATATTACTCTAGTCAATGGAACCATTCTGGATTTTGACGGGACGGGAAATAATACCCTCCGCTTAGAAGCGGCGAATACGATTACCATTGATGGCACGATCGAAGATAGTACCCCGGGGGGAGATTTACTCAACTTATTTTTAATTGGCGATACCGACGGCGATGGTGAGGGTCAAGTAATCGTGAACAATACCATTGCGACTGGAGGCGGAAACCTGACGATTGAGGGGGACAGTTTGACGGGAGTAGGGATCCAAATTAACGGCGATCTCGATTCCGGTGGGGGGGCGATCGATTTTCTGGGAGAAGGAAGCGGAACGATCCAGAGTCAGGGAATTTGGATCGATGCGATCGTCGATTCTCAAGGCGGTGCGATTTCGATGGTAGGAACGAGTACCTCTTTTGAGGGACTTCGGATCGAAGGGACGATTCTTTCCGGCGGCGGAAGCATTAACCTTACGGGGATTGCAATTACCAATCCCGGACTATTAGCGACCGGATCGATCGATTCCGAAGGTGGCGAAATCAACTTAACAGGGACGAGTGATACCTTTCCAGGCATATCCACCTTTGGTTTAATTCAATCTCAGAATGGAAATATCAATATGTCCGCAACGAGTTCCACTGCAGAAGATCTTTCCATTGCGGATACGGTGGATGCGGGAACGGGTAATCTAACCCTGACGGCGGATGAGATTAATTTAGATCCGGGTTTTGGCACCCCTGAATTGTTGGGAACGGGCAATTTAATCATTCAACCGGAAACACCCGCCCTCAATTTCCAAGTGGGAGGGGCTGGAGATTCGGCGCTTGTCTATCTGACCGAAACTGAGGTAGACAATATTTGGGGAGATTTTGCCTCGATTACGATCGGACGGGCGGATGGGAGTGGAACTCTGACTCTTGGTGGCGATGCCTCTTTTTTCTCGCCAGTAACCCTACAAGTTCCTGTTGGAACGGGGACGATCGCCACGACCGGGGGAACGATCTTTGGTCGATCGATCGAATTACTGGCTAACCAGGATATCACGATCGCCACTCTTGTTGCTGCCTCTGGAACCATTGAGATAACCAGTAATAATGGCAATATCGATGGAACCCAGGGAAGGCTAGACACTTCCAACGAAGGAGATGGCGGTCCGATCTCTGTTAATGCACCGAATGGGGCGATCGACTTAGGTACGGTACAAACGAATGCTGTTGGTGGGGATGGCGGTTCGGTAACGGTGATTGGCGATGGAGATATTAATATTGCCGAAGTAGCAGGGACTTCTATTAATACCACGGGGACTGTCAGTGGGGATGTCGAAATTACCAGTAATAATGGCGCGATCGCGATCGACGGACGTATTTTTGCTGGAGTAGTTAACGGAGATACGGGGGGTAACGTTAGCTTACAGGCGAATAATGATATTTCCGTATTGGGGGACATCATTAGCAGTGGCGACTTAACCGCCAGTGGTTCGATCGAGATTGTCAGTACCAACGGCAGTGTCAGCGTTACCGATGTATATGCAGATTCCGGATCGGGAACCGCCGGAAATATAACGGTGACGGGATTGGGCGACGTGACGATTGGGGAGATCTTCGGCAGCAGTGAAGTCGGGCCGGGGGCTACGGTGACGCTGACCAGTAACGAAGGGGCGATCGCCGTCGGTGGTACGGTCGCCGATGTATTTTTCGCAACCTTCTCCAACGACGGACCCGGAGGTGACATCACGATCGATGCCGCTAACGATGTTACCATCAACGAAACCATCGACACGACGGGAACCACGGGGGGCGGCTCGGTAAGTATAACCAGCGATAACGGGGCGATTTCCACGCTGGAGGTCAGAACAGGCTCGACTGGGGGAACGGGAGAGGCGATCGCCCTCGACGCCGCCACCACGTTGACAATTACTGGGGGGGTGGATGCTAGTAATAACAGCGCGATCGACCTGACTGGAGACGAAATCGACCTCAACGGCGGCCTCGATAGTATACGCAGTCCGGGGGGGACTTTAACCCTGCAACCGCGCGACCCGAACCGCAATATCGAACTCGGGGGGGCGGCGAATGTGGCGGGCAGTTTGAGCCTGACGACGACGGATTTAGAGGCGATCGCCGACGGATTCAGCAGCGTGACGATCGGACGGAACGACAGTAACGGCACCCTCACGGCCCTCAGCGATGTCACCTTGAGCGATCCGACCTCGATCCAAGCCGGGGCGATCGATACCTCCGGGGTCACCCTCACGGGAGAAGACGACGCCACGATCGCCCTCGAAGCCAATAATAATCTCACGACGGGAAACATCGCCAATCCCGGACGGGAAGTCAGCCTATCGAGTGCCGAGGGTACGATTGATTTTAGTACGGCCACGATCGATACTCGTTCCCCGAACGGAGTCGGCGGCGAAATCGTATTCGACAGTGCCAACACCTTAATTTTGGGCAATATCGCCACCAACGATCGCGATCTGACCTTCGATATGCCGATTCAACTGGCCTCCGATAGCGCGATCGCGATCGAAGGCGCGGGCGGAACCATTACCTTTAACGCGATCGTGAACGGCAATAGCGATCTCACTTTAACCGCCGGAAGTGGAGATCTCAACTTTAATGCAAATGTCGGCAGTTCCAGCCCTCTCGGAAGCGTCCGACTCAACAGCAGTGGCGTCACGCGCATCAACGCCAATCTCAATGCGGGAGGCTTGCAAACTGACGGTGCAGGCAGCATCGAACTCGGCGCCACTGTGGCGACAAGTGGAACCACCGGACAGACGTATAACGAACCCGTCCAACTCACGGACAATGCGGGTCTGAGCAGTAACAATGCCGATATTACGTTTAACAATAGCGTCGATGGTAGCCAAAATTTAACGGTCTCTACCGGAACGGGGAATGTTACGTTTAACAGCAATCTCGGCAATATAACCCCCCTGGGACAACTGCAAATCAACAGTAGCGGTACGACGGCGATCGCAGGCACGGTCAATGCCACTGGCGTGTCAACGGATGCCGGAGGGACGACGGAACTGAGCCAAAATGTCACGACAACCGGAGCGACGGGACAAAACTATGGCGATGCGGTGCAATTACTCGGGGCGATCGCCCTCACCAGTCAAGATGCCGACATTACGTTTGACAGTACAGTCAATGGCAGCCAAGATTTAACTGTCAGCGCCGGAACGGGTGACGTGAGCTTGAATGGCGACCTCGGGAATGGCGAACCTCTCGGCAACCTACAAGTGAATAGCAGTGGGGTGACCCAACTCGGCAACATCCGAGCTGCCAGCGTCGAAACCGATGCCGAAGGCAGCACCGAAATTTCCGGCAATATCATTACAACCGGGACGACAGGACAAACCTATAACGATGGGGTGGAGCTGACGGGTAATGCTAGCCTGAACAGTAACAACCAAGTCATTACATTTAGCAGTACAGTCGATGGCAATAACCCGTTAAGCGTCGATTCTGGAACCGCCGCCGTCAACTTCGATCGCGCGATCGGGAATAATATCCCCGTCGGCAACTTCACGGTCAATTCCGGGGGGACGGTACGGTTCGGGAGTACGGTCACCGCCAGCAGTCTGACCGTTTCCGGCGCCGGAACCAGCGAACTCAACGGCGACGTAACCACCACTGGAAGCGCGGGACAGACCTATGAGGGGAATGTTTCTCTCTTGGGAAATATTGTTTTAACTGGAGATGAATTAACCTTTGATGGCTTGGTCTCGGGAACGGGACGAGTGCAGTTGCAACCGTTTACCAGTAGCCAACCGATCGCGATCGGAGGAACCCAACAGACCAGTGGTTTGGACTTGACCGCCACCGATCTGGTCGCGTTGCAAGATGGATTTAGTGAGATCGTCATCGGTCGCGGCGATGGCAGTGGGGCGATCGCGATCGCCCCCAATGGTGCGACTTTCTTCGATCCGGTGGTCTTACAATCCCCGTTCGGGGCGATCGCCGTCAACGGGATCTTGCAAGGAACAGACGACGCTACTTTAAGCCTCAGCGCGCCCAATATCGCCCTCAACGCCGATCTCCTCAGCGCCGATCGCGATATCACTTTGGGAGGAGAAAATAGCGCGATTACCCTGGGGAACAATCTGCTTATTTCCACCGGGACGGGTTTGGGAGACATTCGCTTACTCGGTCAGTTGCAAGGGGCGCGGGATCTGACCCTAGACAGTGGGATCGGCAATATCTTCGTTTTAGGGTTTCTCGGTAACAGTCCCTTGGGAATTTTACGCGCCAACAGTAGCGGCGTCACCGAGTTCGCCGGAAACCTGCAAGCGTTGGGAATTTTAACGGATACTGGCGGAACCACCGAACTTTCGGGGACGGTGACCACCACGGGAGGTGAGGGACAAGTTTACAACGATCCGGTCAGCTTAATTGGGGAGACCCGGTTAGAAAGTAATGGCGCCGATATTGAGTTTGGAGACCGTCTCGACGGAAATGCGGATTTAACTCTCAATGCAGGACTGGGGAATATTTTATTTGCCGGGGAGGTTGGCGCGACGGAAGCGTTGGGAATTTTAACGATTGAAAGTGCGAATAATGTAGACGCCTTGGGATCGATCGCCGCCAGCAGTTTCATTCAAGAACAAGGGAGCTCGACGACCACTTTAAACGCGCTGACGACGACGGGAAGGGTGGATCTGAATGTAGAGGGCGCGATCGCGATCGAGCGGATCGTCAGCAACGGCGGCGATGTGGGGTTGACGAGTAATCGCGACGCAGTGACGGTTCTCGGGGGAATCGATACCCGTACGACAGAAGCGGGAACCCCGGGGGGTGCGGTTTCTGTTGTAGCGGCGACGGAGATCCTCACCGGAGGTATTTTAACCTCCGCAAACAGTGCCAGTAGCGGGGCCGTCTCCCTGAGTGCGTCGGGAAATATTACCACGGGGGCGATCGATACGCGATCGGCGATCGGCGATGGCGGACCGATGACCCTCAACAGTACGGGAAACAATGGTAGCTTGCTGACTGGAGACTTACTCAGTAGCGCCAATAGTGGCGATGGCGGTCCGGTGTCGCTGACGGCGCCCGTTGATATTACCACGGGCAATATCGATACGAGTTCGGTCAGTGGGGATGCGGGTTCGGTCAAAGTTGACCCGGAAACGATTAATATTGCGTCCATTCGCGCCGAAAGCGTCTCCGGTCGCGGTGGCGAGATCGACGTGGTGGCGTCGGAGTCGATCCGAATTACCGATAGTTTTACGGCGCAAGATGGCACCGTTTCGAGTATTTCATCTCAAGGGGGTGTGGGCAGTGGGGCGATCGCCCTCCAACACGGCGGCGATGAAAATATGTTATTTACTGTGGGCGATCCGACCCTCAACGGGACTGCAGGGGCGATTACCGCCGGATTTGGACCGGAAGATACGATTTTACCCACGTTTGCGATTCCCTTCCCGCCTCAAACCTTTACTCAAGGGAATATCACCGTTCGGACGACGGCCCCAGAACCGCCTGTTATCGAACCCGTAGAAGATCCGATCGTTCCTCCGGGAACACCGACAGAACTCGAACCCGCCGGGGAGATTACCTCGCCGGAAAGTCCTACAGTGGAGGAAGTCGCGGCGCAATTCGGGGAACCGACGATCGCCGAACCTCAGAGTCCGGAAGCGCCACAACCGGGAGTCGGCGAGACGGACGCGCCACAAACGGCGCCGGAGGATGCGGTTGTAGAGGAAACGGCGACAGATACGGAAACGGCGACAGATAATGTCACCGATAGTGTGAATGAGGCGATCGCCCCTCCGATCGCGATCGATCCGGTCGAGGTAGAATCTGCCGAGGCGATCGACTCGGTAGACATCGATACAGAGAATCCCACAGTTTCCGAGAGTTCTACAGGTTCGCAAACCTCGAATTCCTTCCCTCAAGAGGGGGAAGTCAGCGCCGCCTTACAAGGGGAAACCTTAGAAGAAGAAGAGATCCCGGCGGAGGATATGGAGTATCGCAACGTCACCGAAGATGTTTCGAGGGTGGAAGTCGATCCGGGAATGGAAGAGATCGATCGCGCCTACACCCAAGAAGTGGCACAATATTTCAGCCAACAAGGGGAAACGAGTTCGTCCTCTGGCGAAGTAGTCAGCTTGAGTGAGGCGCGCAATATTTTGCATCGGGTCGAGGAGGCGACCGGGGTCAAACCTGCCTTGATTTACGTCAATTTCGTCCCGTCCTACAGTGGCGCCGATGAGGACAGCGACGAGTTAGATTTAGTCTTGGTGACTACGGACGGGAAGGCGCTGCGATCGCGCGTCGGCGTCACCCGAGGGAAAGTGATGGAACAAGCACGCCGATTGCAAGGGGAAATCACTAATGCTCGCAAGCGCAACACCGACAGTTATTTACAAGCTTCCCGCCAATTATACGATTGGATTATCGCACCGTTGCAAGCCGATCTCGACGCGCGCGAGATCGATAATTTAGTGTTTATTATGGATACGGGGTTGCGATCGCTGCCGATGGCGGCGTTGCACGACGGCGAAGGATTTGTCATCGAACGCTACAGCGTCGGACTGATGCCGAGTTTGAGTCTGACCGATACCCGTTACGGAACCGTCAAAGGGACTCAAGTGCTGGCGATGGGGGCGTCGGAGTTCTCGGAACTCAGCGACCTCCCGGCAGTTCCGACCGAGATTCGGGCGATCGCCACCGAGTTATGGTCCGGTCAATATTATCTCAACGAACAGTTTACCTTAGAAAATCTCAAGAAACAACGAGAACAAGGACGCTACGGCGCCATTCACCTGTCTACTCACGGTCAGTTCCTCTCCGGCGAACCGGGGAATTCTTACATTCAATTGTGGGATACCAAATTGGGCTTAGACCAATTGCGCGAATTGGGATGGAACGATCCCCCAGTCGAACTGCTCGTCCTCAGCGCCTGTCGCACCGCTCTCGGCGACGAACAGGCAGAATTGGGTTTTGCGGGGTTAGCGTTCCAAGCGGGGGTTAAAACCGCCGTAGCGTCTCTCTGGTACGTCAGCGATGAAGGGACGTTGAGTTTAATGACCGAGTTTTACCGTCAGTTAGATCGGGCGCCGATTAAGGCGGAGGCGTTGCGCCGCGCCCAGTTGGCGATGATTCGCGGCGAAGTTCGCATCGAAAACGGTCAGTTAGTCGGGACTGGGGAATCGGGTCAGTTACCGTTACCCGAAGAAATTGCCAACCGGGGCGATCGCACTTTATCCCATCCTTATTATTGGTCGGCGTTCACAACGATTGGCAATCCCTGGTAG
- the ilvB gene encoding biosynthetic-type acetolactate synthase large subunit, with amino-acid sequence MISQSPAERAQTTSLQPTRRTGGYALIDSLKRHGVKHIFGYPGGAILPIYDELYRFEAAGEMQHILVRHEQGAAHAADGYARATGKVGVCFGTSGPGATNLVTGIATAHMDSIPLVVITGQVPRDAIGTDAFQETDIFGITLPIVKHSYVVRDPRDMARVVAEAFHIASTGRPGPVLIDVPKDVGLEEFDYIPVEPGSIRLPGYRPTVKGNPRQINQAVHLLAQAERPLMYVGGGAISSGAHAEIQELAEHFNIPVTTTLMGLGAFDEQHPLSVGMLGMHGTAYANFAVSECDLLIAVGARFDDRVTGKLDEFASRAKVIHIDIDPAEVGKNRAPDVPIVGDVRQVLVDLLRRCHELGDAVDRTRTADWLARIKRWSEDYPLSVPQHADSLSPQEAIVEIGRQAPDAYYTTDVGQHQMWAAQFLKNKPRRWISSAGLGTMGFGVPAAMGAKVALPDEQVICISGDASFQMNLQELGTIAQYGIDIKVMILNNGWQGMVRQWQETFYGERYSASNMEVGMPDIPLFCQAYGMKGKVVTQREELPGAIAELLAHKGPMILDVRVTRNENCYPMVAPGKSNSQMLGLPERQKLDRATELVYCSHCGAKNVSTNSFCPECGTKL; translated from the coding sequence GTGATTTCGCAAAGCCCAGCCGAAAGAGCACAAACAACATCCTTACAACCCACTCGCCGCACGGGTGGGTATGCATTGATTGACAGCCTGAAGCGCCACGGGGTCAAACATATCTTTGGTTACCCCGGTGGGGCGATCCTGCCGATTTACGACGAGTTATATCGCTTTGAAGCCGCCGGGGAGATGCAACACATCCTCGTGCGGCACGAGCAAGGTGCCGCCCACGCGGCGGACGGTTACGCCCGCGCCACGGGGAAAGTCGGAGTTTGCTTCGGCACGTCCGGACCGGGGGCGACCAACCTGGTGACGGGAATTGCCACCGCGCATATGGATTCGATTCCTTTAGTGGTGATTACCGGGCAAGTCCCGCGCGACGCGATCGGAACCGACGCCTTCCAAGAAACGGATATTTTCGGGATTACCCTGCCGATTGTCAAACATTCCTACGTAGTGCGCGATCCTCGGGATATGGCGCGGGTGGTTGCGGAAGCTTTCCACATCGCCAGCACGGGAAGACCGGGTCCGGTGTTGATCGACGTGCCGAAAGATGTGGGCTTGGAAGAGTTCGACTACATTCCCGTGGAACCGGGAAGCATTCGATTGCCCGGATACCGCCCGACGGTGAAAGGCAACCCGCGCCAGATCAACCAAGCAGTTCACCTGCTCGCCCAAGCCGAACGCCCGCTCATGTACGTCGGCGGTGGGGCGATTTCTTCCGGCGCTCATGCGGAAATTCAAGAACTGGCCGAGCATTTCAATATCCCCGTAACGACGACGTTGATGGGGTTGGGAGCGTTTGACGAACAACATCCCCTCTCCGTGGGCATGTTGGGAATGCACGGCACCGCCTATGCGAACTTTGCGGTGAGCGAGTGCGACTTGCTGATCGCGGTGGGGGCGCGGTTTGACGATCGCGTCACTGGAAAACTGGACGAATTCGCTTCGCGGGCGAAAGTGATTCATATCGATATCGACCCGGCAGAAGTCGGCAAGAATCGGGCGCCAGACGTGCCGATTGTCGGCGACGTGCGCCAGGTGCTGGTGGATTTGTTGCGACGCTGCCACGAATTGGGCGATGCGGTCGATCGCACGCGCACGGCGGATTGGTTGGCGCGGATTAAGCGCTGGAGTGAAGATTATCCGTTGAGCGTACCGCAACATGCGGATAGTTTGTCGCCGCAAGAGGCGATCGTCGAAATCGGACGGCAGGCGCCGGATGCCTATTACACCACCGATGTCGGCCAACACCAGATGTGGGCGGCTCAGTTCTTGAAGAACAAGCCCCGTCGCTGGATTTCCAGTGCGGGATTGGGAACCATGGGCTTCGGGGTGCCTGCGGCGATGGGTGCCAAAGTGGCGCTACCGGACGAGCAGGTGATCTGTATTAGTGGCGATGCCAGTTTCCAGATGAACTTGCAAGAACTCGGCACGATCGCTCAATACGGGATCGATATTAAGGTGATGATCCTCAATAACGGTTGGCAAGGGATGGTTCGCCAGTGGCAGGAAACGTTCTACGGCGAGCGCTATTCTGCGTCCAACATGGAAGTGGGGATGCCCGATATTCCCTTGTTCTGTCAGGCATACGGGATGAAAGGGAAGGTCGTGACCCAACGGGAGGAACTGCCGGGGGCGATCGCCGAATTGCTCGCTCACAAAGGCCCGATGATTCTCGACGTGCGCGTGACTCGGAATGAAAACTGCTATCCCATGGTGGCGCCGGGTAAGAGCAATTCCCAGATGTTGGGATTGCCGGAACGCCAAAAGCTCGATCGAGCCACGGAGTTAGTCTATTGCAGCCATTGCGGGGCGAAAAATGTCTCGACGAACAGTTTCTGTCCGGAGTGTGGCACGAAATTGTAA